The following coding sequences lie in one Nonomuraea muscovyensis genomic window:
- a CDS encoding AMP-binding protein, with amino-acid sequence MAIIDFFDRGWRQNPSGAAYVMHERTWTYEQAGRLSCRIANALLAQGFAHGTKAAVLSPNDPVAWICVLGIWRAGMTWVPLNPAAPMDDNRLLLDRFDCEVVFFHSSLEPVVEQLRPMLSGVRRYVRIDSPADFVEGADDRPPAVRYDLDDVVAVAPTGGTTGLPKGVMNTHRSFAASFAHQMLALSYRADEPIVNLAAAPMTHASGLLTMPVTARGGTVVILDRAEPAAVREAISRHGITELFLPPTVIYRMLELPGIDRDGFPSLRYLLYGAAPMSTEKLARAIGVFGPVLMECYGQMEAPAAISFLRPEEHFVDGELAPPERLSSCGRPYPLISVEIRDAAGRPVESGVPGEICVRGDLVMKGYYNAPDLTEETVVDGWLRTGDIGFLDEGGYLHITDREKDMIISGGFNVYPSEVEQVIWAHPAVQDCVVVGVPHDDWGEAVKAVVELNPGEQVTEGELIALCRQRLGGIRAPKTVDFVRSLPRSANGKVLKKAVREPYWAGRERRV; translated from the coding sequence ATGGCGATCATCGACTTCTTCGACCGGGGCTGGCGGCAGAACCCGTCCGGGGCGGCGTACGTCATGCACGAGCGCACCTGGACCTACGAGCAGGCCGGTCGGCTCTCGTGCCGGATCGCGAACGCGCTGCTCGCCCAGGGGTTCGCCCACGGGACCAAAGCGGCCGTCCTGTCACCCAACGACCCGGTCGCGTGGATCTGCGTGCTGGGGATCTGGCGCGCCGGTATGACGTGGGTGCCGTTGAACCCGGCCGCCCCGATGGATGACAACCGCCTCCTGCTCGACAGGTTCGACTGCGAGGTCGTGTTCTTCCACAGCTCGCTGGAGCCGGTGGTGGAGCAGCTCCGGCCGATGCTGTCAGGGGTGCGACGGTACGTCCGCATCGACTCGCCGGCCGACTTCGTCGAGGGCGCGGACGACAGGCCGCCCGCGGTCCGGTACGACCTGGACGACGTGGTCGCGGTGGCCCCGACCGGCGGGACCACGGGCCTGCCGAAGGGTGTGATGAACACCCACCGGAGCTTCGCGGCGTCGTTCGCCCACCAGATGCTGGCGCTCTCCTACCGGGCCGACGAGCCCATCGTGAACCTCGCCGCCGCACCCATGACCCATGCGTCGGGGTTGCTGACCATGCCGGTCACCGCGCGCGGCGGCACCGTGGTCATCCTGGACAGGGCCGAACCGGCTGCCGTACGGGAGGCGATTTCACGGCACGGGATCACCGAGCTGTTCCTGCCTCCGACCGTGATCTACCGCATGCTGGAGCTGCCCGGGATCGACCGCGACGGCTTCCCATCGCTGCGCTACCTGCTGTACGGCGCCGCGCCCATGTCGACGGAGAAGCTCGCCCGCGCGATCGGGGTGTTCGGCCCGGTGCTGATGGAGTGCTACGGGCAGATGGAGGCGCCCGCGGCCATCTCATTCCTGCGGCCCGAGGAGCACTTCGTCGACGGCGAGCTCGCTCCGCCCGAGCGGCTCTCCTCCTGCGGCCGGCCGTACCCGCTGATCAGTGTCGAGATCCGCGACGCCGCGGGCCGCCCGGTCGAGAGCGGGGTGCCGGGTGAGATCTGCGTCCGGGGCGACCTGGTGATGAAGGGCTACTACAACGCGCCCGATCTCACGGAGGAGACCGTGGTCGACGGCTGGCTGCGCACCGGCGACATCGGCTTCCTCGACGAGGGCGGCTACCTGCACATCACCGACCGTGAGAAGGACATGATCATCTCTGGCGGATTCAACGTCTACCCGAGCGAGGTCGAGCAGGTCATCTGGGCGCATCCCGCGGTCCAGGACTGCGTGGTCGTCGGCGTGCCGCATGACGACTGGGGCGAGGCCGTCAAGGCGGTCGTCGAGCTCAATCCGGGCGAACAGGTGACCGAAGGCGAGCTCATCGCCCTGTGCAGGCAGCGCCTGGGTGGCATCCGGGCGCCGAAGACCGTCGACTTCGTGCGCTCGCTGCCGCGCAGCGCCAACGGGAAGGTCCTGAAGAAGGCCGTCCGTGAGCCGTACTGGGCCGGGCGCGAGAGGCGGGTGTGA
- a CDS encoding TetR/AcrR family transcriptional regulator → MGEHHARTRRRGEELIKAIHDAALEEVVEVGAGRLTMDAIARRAATPRTTLYRRWSDPIEVLLDALYHQHPVEEPTPGADDLRGDLIRALRLMAEWALSPAGRAVAAILTDPKSAALMSEALFERVFANRGGTFTRTVLQHYADRGRFPVELLTPVVADIGEALVTKRLIDTGTAPSDEDLSAIVDQAILPAIGLGPRGPRAARA, encoded by the coding sequence ATGGGCGAACACCATGCCCGGACTCGCCGGCGCGGCGAAGAGCTGATCAAGGCCATCCACGACGCCGCACTGGAAGAGGTGGTGGAGGTGGGTGCGGGGCGGTTGACCATGGACGCCATCGCCCGGCGCGCGGCAACACCCCGCACCACCCTGTACCGCCGCTGGTCGGACCCGATCGAAGTGCTCCTGGACGCCCTCTACCACCAGCACCCGGTCGAGGAGCCGACGCCCGGCGCCGACGACCTGCGCGGCGACCTCATCCGTGCCCTGCGCCTCATGGCCGAGTGGGCCCTCAGCCCGGCGGGCCGCGCGGTCGCCGCCATCCTCACCGATCCGAAGAGCGCCGCGCTGATGTCCGAGGCGCTGTTCGAGCGGGTCTTCGCCAACCGGGGCGGCACGTTCACCCGTACCGTGCTGCAGCACTACGCCGACCGGGGCCGCTTCCCGGTCGAGTTGCTCACCCCGGTCGTGGCCGACATCGGCGAGGCTCTCGTCACCAAGCGCCTGATCGACACCGGGACAGCGCCCAGCGACGAGGACCTTTCGGCCATCGTCGACCAGGCGATCCTGCCCGCCATCGGGCTCGGCCCGAGAGGACCACGAGCAGCGCGCGCATGA
- a CDS encoding PucR family transcriptional regulator, producing the protein MTREAFDLAVRRLAGDGDLLLERTLVLLGELASYAPIPSAALAESARRNLDTAVRALRSGRELSPEELPESGITRERARQGVPIEDMLWGYRANIGVIQRRFIEIAFAEGVAPELMLDGSRLLWSLGDAFTHQVMRWYQEWTVEQALRDSHLREEFVRELLTGTIGQADLGRRCAAYGLDEFGRYAAVRARGESRGGVEELRRLLERRGSAPGRPALIAVLGGECAGVVARRPAPVPGLVVGVGARLPLARQAESFHTNVLEAATRLHTEGVFALEDLSWRVAAANAPEVGAYLVERYLTPLREHGEFGRQLEVTLRAYLDNGQNIARTAAALVVHVNTLRHRLNRFTELTGASLASTEVIVELAWALEFGALD; encoded by the coding sequence ATGACGCGTGAGGCGTTCGACCTTGCCGTGCGGCGGCTCGCGGGTGACGGCGACCTGCTGTTGGAGCGCACGCTCGTTCTGCTGGGGGAGCTGGCGTCGTACGCGCCGATCCCGTCAGCCGCGCTGGCGGAGTCGGCGCGGCGCAACCTCGACACGGCGGTGCGCGCGCTGCGATCCGGGCGGGAGCTCTCGCCGGAGGAGCTGCCAGAGTCCGGCATCACACGTGAGCGGGCGCGGCAGGGCGTGCCGATCGAGGACATGCTGTGGGGCTACCGCGCGAACATCGGGGTGATCCAGCGGCGGTTCATCGAGATCGCCTTCGCCGAAGGGGTCGCGCCGGAGTTGATGCTCGACGGCTCGCGGCTGCTGTGGTCGCTGGGCGACGCGTTCACGCACCAGGTCATGCGCTGGTATCAGGAATGGACCGTCGAGCAGGCCCTGCGCGACTCCCACCTGCGCGAGGAGTTCGTCCGCGAACTGCTGACCGGCACAATCGGCCAAGCTGACCTCGGCCGCCGCTGCGCCGCCTATGGGCTGGACGAGTTCGGGCGGTACGCCGCGGTGCGCGCGCGGGGCGAGAGCAGGGGTGGCGTCGAGGAACTGCGGCGCCTCCTCGAACGCCGGGGCAGCGCGCCCGGCAGGCCGGCGCTGATCGCCGTGCTCGGCGGCGAGTGCGCCGGAGTCGTGGCGCGCAGGCCCGCGCCCGTGCCGGGGCTGGTGGTCGGCGTGGGGGCGCGGCTGCCGCTGGCCCGGCAAGCCGAGTCGTTCCATACCAACGTGCTGGAAGCGGCCACGCGCCTGCATACCGAGGGTGTGTTCGCCCTGGAGGACCTCTCGTGGCGGGTCGCCGCCGCGAACGCCCCCGAGGTCGGGGCCTACCTGGTGGAGCGGTACCTCACGCCGCTGCGCGAGCACGGGGAGTTCGGCCGGCAGTTGGAGGTGACGCTGCGCGCGTATCTCGACAACGGGCAGAACATCGCCCGCACCGCGGCCGCCCTCGTCGTGCACGTCAACACGCTGCGCCATCGCCTGAACAGGTTCACCGAGCTCACCGGGGCATCGCTGGCGTCCACCGAGGTGATCGTCGAACTGGCGTGGGCCCTGGAGTTCGGCGCCCTCGACTGA
- a CDS encoding DUF418 domain-containing protein codes for MSIAPPAPVHRATPITQRVLAPDLSRGLMLLLIALAHAHMYLSGHETGFRGYALDGGALDRLVAGVQILLVDGRALPMFAALFGYGLVQLANRQLAMDRSWPQVRKVLRRRSLWLLAFGFCHALLLFFGDILGAYGLIGLVFVGFIRRADRSVLQAAVIGLVLHVVVLFGFGLLTISAPKGDTPAAMADPIVATVMRLIGWSGMTPTYFAASVVPAFLFGIWAARRRLLEDPLSHRDLLSRVAVVGAGLAVAGGLPLMLIDTRVWTPSDLVAVSAYALHSVTGIAGGLAYAAIIGLVVSRMRRGYPGPVVRSLAACGQWSLTCYLLQSVIFVAVFAPYAGGLGTRVGDAAASGIAVVAWLATVVLAALLAPGGRRGPAEAALRRLTYGRR; via the coding sequence ATGTCCATCGCCCCACCCGCTCCCGTCCACAGGGCCACTCCCATCACCCAGCGCGTGCTGGCGCCCGATCTCTCGCGCGGGCTGATGTTGCTGCTCATCGCGTTGGCGCACGCGCACATGTACCTGTCAGGCCACGAAACGGGCTTCCGCGGCTACGCTCTCGACGGCGGTGCCCTGGACCGGCTGGTCGCCGGGGTGCAGATCCTGCTGGTGGACGGGCGCGCGCTGCCCATGTTCGCCGCCCTGTTCGGCTACGGCCTGGTACAGCTCGCCAACCGGCAGCTCGCCATGGACAGGAGTTGGCCGCAGGTGCGCAAGGTGTTGCGCCGCCGGAGCCTGTGGCTGCTGGCGTTCGGGTTCTGTCATGCGCTGCTGCTGTTCTTCGGTGACATCCTCGGCGCGTACGGGCTGATCGGGCTCGTATTCGTCGGATTCATCCGGCGCGCGGACCGATCCGTGCTGCAGGCCGCCGTCATCGGGCTCGTGCTGCACGTCGTGGTGCTGTTCGGCTTCGGGCTGCTCACCATCTCCGCACCGAAGGGCGACACGCCCGCCGCCATGGCGGACCCGATCGTGGCGACCGTGATGCGGCTCATCGGGTGGTCCGGGATGACGCCCACGTACTTCGCCGCCAGCGTGGTGCCGGCCTTCCTGTTCGGGATCTGGGCGGCTCGCCGCCGCCTGCTGGAGGACCCTCTCTCACACCGGGACCTGCTCTCCCGGGTCGCCGTCGTGGGCGCAGGGCTGGCCGTCGCCGGCGGGCTGCCGCTGATGCTGATCGACACCCGCGTCTGGACGCCGTCGGACCTGGTGGCCGTGTCCGCGTACGCACTGCACAGCGTGACGGGCATCGCCGGCGGGCTCGCGTACGCGGCGATCATCGGACTGGTCGTCAGCCGGATGCGGCGCGGGTATCCCGGCCCGGTCGTCAGGTCCCTCGCCGCGTGCGGCCAGTGGTCGCTGACCTGCTATCTCCTCCAGTCAGTGATCTTCGTGGCGGTGTTCGCGCCGTACGCGGGAGGGCTCGGCACACGTGTCGGCGACGCCGCGGCGTCCGGCATCGCCGTGGTCGCCTGGCTGGCCACCGTGGTGCTCGCCGCGCTGCTGGCACCCGGTGGGCGAAGGGGACCGGCCGAGGCGGCGCTACGGCGGCTGACGTACGGGCGCCGCTGA
- a CDS encoding alpha/beta hydrolase-fold protein → MEDGPRIRALLESDDPLAAEAALWADLRSVGTPLIEPHPDDPDACLVTFLWYADRPVERVVVNEAVSSLPPEARALSLAPGTSTWFATWPVKSDVRTTYHFEVFAGSGSERIGDEHARVREPHDYSVLGSPESVLVCPGAEPLSWADRRPDTPRGTVTGAVLGDGREVWVYTPPGYDHLADPLGVLVVLDGHAQHSAVTVLDNLHADGRIEPTAAILVGQLDRNAELTCDADFSRFLAEGLLPWAREAYRLTADPARTVIAGCSLGGLCAAYTGLRHPEVFGNVLMLSGSVWWDPDTLREYFQLAGSGPRAIGARSRTPAIIGEYTRAERAPIRIYQDVGAFETGPPPATPHQIHASRHFRDVLTLKGYDYVYREFAGGHDETWWRSRLGDGLIWLTDPRGADRG, encoded by the coding sequence ATGGAAGACGGCCCGCGCATCAGGGCTCTGCTGGAGTCGGACGACCCACTCGCGGCCGAGGCGGCACTGTGGGCCGACCTGCGATCGGTCGGCACACCGCTGATCGAGCCCCATCCGGATGATCCGGACGCGTGCCTGGTGACCTTCCTCTGGTACGCCGACCGGCCGGTCGAGCGGGTCGTCGTGAACGAGGCGGTCAGTTCGCTCCCTCCGGAGGCCCGCGCCCTGTCCCTGGCGCCGGGCACCTCCACGTGGTTCGCCACGTGGCCGGTGAAGTCGGATGTGCGGACGACCTACCACTTCGAGGTCTTCGCCGGGTCCGGCAGTGAGCGGATCGGCGACGAGCACGCTCGCGTGCGCGAACCGCACGACTACAGCGTGCTCGGCTCCCCGGAGTCGGTCCTGGTCTGTCCCGGTGCCGAGCCGCTCTCCTGGGCCGACCGGCGGCCGGACACGCCCCGCGGGACCGTGACCGGTGCGGTCCTCGGCGACGGCCGGGAGGTGTGGGTGTACACGCCGCCGGGCTACGACCACCTCGCCGACCCGCTCGGCGTCCTGGTGGTCCTCGACGGTCACGCCCAGCACAGCGCCGTGACGGTCCTGGACAATCTGCACGCCGACGGTCGGATCGAACCCACAGCGGCGATCCTCGTCGGGCAGCTCGACCGTAACGCCGAGCTGACGTGCGACGCGGACTTCTCCCGCTTCCTCGCCGAGGGACTGCTGCCGTGGGCGCGGGAGGCGTACCGCCTGACCGCCGATCCGGCCAGAACCGTCATCGCCGGCTGCAGCCTGGGCGGACTGTGCGCGGCCTACACCGGTCTGCGGCACCCGGAGGTCTTCGGCAACGTGCTCATGCTTTCGGGGTCGGTCTGGTGGGATCCGGACACCCTGCGGGAGTACTTCCAGCTCGCCGGCTCCGGCCCTCGCGCGATCGGCGCCAGGTCCAGGACGCCCGCCATCATCGGGGAGTACACGCGGGCGGAGCGGGCCCCGATCCGGATCTACCAGGACGTCGGGGCGTTCGAGACGGGACCGCCGCCCGCGACTCCGCACCAGATCCACGCCAGCAGGCACTTTCGCGACGTGCTCACCCTCAAGGGCTACGACTACGTCTACCGTGAGTTCGCCGGAGGCCACGACGAGACATGGTGGCGGAGCCGCCTCGGCGACGGCCTGATCTGGCTGACGGACCCACGAGGAGCGGACCGTGGCTGA
- a CDS encoding thiolase family protein, with amino-acid sequence MSEPVWIAGAGMTAFGVHPDRDVRDLVREAVTGALDDAGLTLDEVEAAFYGNTAQGALEGQLMVGGQIALRALGARRIPVFNVENACATGATALHLAVNHVRAGAAEIALAVGVERMNVGDRARTMKVFEGGYDVSAPEELARVLAELGGDVDDSAVGSRSVFMDIYAAMARSHMAAFGTTQRQIAAVAAKNHQHAVHNEKAHYRVAMTVEEVLAGRALSYPLTVPMCSPTTDGAAAAVVVGGRALARLGSRRSVRVLASVVGTGDTRALGDHDRAITRLLAQRAWEQAGVGPEDVNVAEVHDATAFAEIAQTELLGLCAMGEGGHAAESGVTSLGGRLPVNPSGGLESKGHPLGATGLGQVYELVTQLRGEAGARQVAGARIGVAENGGGFLAGEEAVAAITVLGG; translated from the coding sequence GTGAGTGAACCCGTGTGGATCGCCGGGGCCGGCATGACGGCGTTCGGTGTCCATCCCGACCGCGACGTGCGGGATCTGGTACGTGAGGCGGTGACCGGCGCGCTGGACGACGCCGGGTTGACCCTGGACGAGGTGGAGGCCGCGTTCTACGGCAATACCGCGCAGGGCGCGCTGGAGGGCCAGCTGATGGTGGGCGGCCAGATCGCTCTGCGGGCTCTGGGGGCGCGGCGCATTCCGGTGTTCAACGTGGAGAACGCGTGCGCCACCGGGGCGACGGCGTTGCACCTGGCGGTGAACCACGTCCGCGCGGGCGCCGCGGAGATCGCGCTGGCTGTCGGCGTGGAGCGGATGAATGTCGGCGACCGGGCAAGGACCATGAAGGTCTTCGAGGGCGGGTACGACGTGTCGGCCCCGGAGGAACTGGCGCGGGTGCTCGCCGAGCTCGGCGGAGACGTCGACGACTCCGCGGTGGGTAGCCGGAGTGTCTTCATGGACATCTACGCCGCCATGGCCCGCTCTCACATGGCGGCCTTCGGGACCACGCAGCGCCAGATCGCGGCGGTGGCGGCGAAGAACCACCAGCACGCGGTGCACAACGAGAAGGCGCACTACCGGGTCGCGATGACCGTGGAAGAGGTGCTGGCGGGGCGAGCGCTGTCGTACCCGCTGACGGTGCCGATGTGCTCGCCTACCACCGACGGCGCCGCAGCGGCCGTGGTGGTCGGCGGCCGGGCGCTGGCTCGGCTCGGCTCGCGGCGCTCGGTGCGCGTGCTGGCCAGCGTCGTCGGCACGGGCGACACCCGCGCGCTCGGCGACCACGACCGGGCGATCACGAGGCTGCTCGCACAGCGGGCGTGGGAGCAGGCGGGAGTGGGGCCCGAGGACGTGAACGTGGCCGAGGTGCACGACGCGACCGCGTTCGCGGAGATCGCACAGACCGAGCTGCTCGGGCTGTGCGCGATGGGTGAGGGCGGCCACGCGGCCGAGTCGGGTGTCACGTCGCTCGGCGGACGCCTGCCGGTCAACCCCTCGGGTGGCCTGGAGTCGAAGGGCCATCCGCTGGGGGCGACCGGGCTCGGGCAGGTGTATGAGCTGGTCACGCAGCTTCGAGGCGAGGCCGGCGCGCGGCAGGTGGCCGGTGCGCGGATCGGGGTCGCCGAGAACGGCGGCGGGTTCCTCGCAGGAGAAGAAGCGGTCGCCGCGATCACCGTGCTGGGCGGGTGA
- a CDS encoding M20 metallopeptidase family protein: protein MMLTELRRSLHADPELGLELPRTQQRVLNALAGLPLEVTRGTTLSSVTAVLRGRRRGSGGAPVVLLRADMDALPITEQADVPYRSRNPGAMHACGHDLHTAMLVGAAHLLCAARDDLPGDVVLMFQPGEEGHDGAAKMIAEGVLEAAGPQPVAAYALHVQSVRPSGMFATRSGPILSGHARMRVTVHGKGGHGAAPHRALDPVTTMAEMITAVQSLVTRRFDAFDPVIVTVGHVSAGSHGTAIPSSAYFEATIRSYSERHRAEARRLLTELINGIAAAHGTTAGLGFDAELPVTVTDDAETGFAAGVVRDLHGAERFDTMPHPHPASEDFSRVLARVPGAFVFLGARPAGLDPGEAHENHSPFARFDDGVLHDGAQLLAELAARRLNEAAATAPSSSRVRPGPR from the coding sequence ATGATGCTGACTGAGCTGCGCCGATCCCTGCACGCCGATCCCGAGTTGGGGCTGGAGCTCCCCCGCACCCAACAGCGGGTACTGAACGCTCTGGCTGGGCTCCCGCTGGAGGTGACCCGCGGAACGACGCTGAGCTCCGTGACCGCCGTGCTGCGGGGACGACGTCGGGGAAGCGGCGGCGCGCCGGTCGTCCTGCTACGTGCGGACATGGACGCGTTGCCGATCACCGAGCAGGCGGACGTCCCCTACAGGTCCCGCAATCCGGGGGCGATGCACGCGTGCGGACACGACCTGCACACGGCGATGCTCGTGGGGGCGGCGCACCTGCTGTGCGCCGCCCGGGACGATCTGCCCGGCGACGTGGTCCTGATGTTCCAGCCGGGTGAGGAAGGACACGACGGGGCCGCGAAGATGATCGCCGAAGGGGTCCTGGAAGCGGCGGGGCCTCAGCCGGTCGCGGCGTACGCGCTGCATGTGCAGTCCGTACGGCCGAGCGGCATGTTCGCCACTCGTTCTGGCCCGATCCTGTCAGGTCACGCGCGGATGCGGGTCACCGTGCACGGCAAGGGCGGCCATGGCGCGGCGCCTCATCGCGCCCTGGATCCGGTGACCACGATGGCGGAGATGATCACGGCGGTGCAGAGCCTGGTGACGCGCAGGTTCGACGCGTTCGATCCGGTGATCGTGACTGTCGGCCACGTGTCGGCCGGCTCGCACGGCACGGCCATCCCCTCGTCCGCGTACTTCGAGGCCACGATCCGCAGCTACTCCGAGCGCCACCGGGCCGAGGCCAGGCGACTCCTGACCGAGCTGATCAACGGCATCGCCGCCGCTCACGGCACGACGGCCGGCCTCGGCTTCGACGCCGAACTCCCGGTAACCGTCACGGACGACGCCGAGACCGGCTTCGCGGCCGGCGTCGTCCGTGACCTCCACGGCGCGGAGCGGTTCGACACGATGCCGCATCCTCACCCTGCCTCGGAGGACTTCTCCCGCGTCCTGGCCCGGGTCCCCGGCGCGTTCGTGTTCCTCGGCGCCCGCCCGGCCGGACTCGATCCCGGCGAAGCCCACGAGAACCACTCCCCTTTCGCGAGGTTCGACGACGGGGTGCTGCACGATGGCGCGCAACTGCTCGCCGAACTCGCCGCGCGCCGGCTCAACGAGGCCGCGGCGACTGCACCGTCATCGAGTCGGGTACGGCCAGGGCCGAGGTGA
- a CDS encoding SDR family NAD(P)-dependent oxidoreductase: protein MEELDGKVAIVTGGGSLAAGIGNGRAAAVRLAESGARVVIVDIADRNMAETQELIAERGGECLCVRGDVSLPDDCAAIVRRAVETWGRVDVLVNNVGVAGPPGTAVDVDLDAWDACLRVNVTSMMLMSRFAIPRMRAVGGGSIVNLSSAAGLIGGHPSLAYSTAKGAIVNLTRSMAAAHGPDGIRVNAVAPGYMYTPNVYAQGLSEDDRERRRLAAPLRTEGTGWDVGEAVLFLAGGRSRWITGVVLPVDAGLTSALAVPDSMTVQSPRPR, encoded by the coding sequence ATGGAAGAGCTCGACGGCAAGGTCGCGATCGTCACGGGAGGCGGCTCCCTCGCCGCCGGGATCGGCAACGGCCGAGCGGCCGCGGTACGGCTCGCGGAGTCGGGCGCGCGGGTCGTCATCGTGGACATCGCCGACCGGAACATGGCCGAGACGCAGGAACTGATCGCCGAACGCGGCGGGGAGTGCCTGTGCGTGCGGGGCGACGTGTCCCTCCCCGACGACTGCGCCGCGATCGTGCGACGCGCGGTCGAGACCTGGGGCCGCGTCGACGTGCTGGTGAACAACGTCGGTGTCGCCGGGCCGCCCGGCACCGCGGTCGACGTCGATCTCGACGCCTGGGACGCCTGCCTGCGGGTCAACGTCACCTCGATGATGCTCATGTCGCGGTTCGCGATACCGCGGATGCGCGCGGTCGGCGGCGGCTCGATCGTCAACCTGTCCTCGGCCGCCGGGCTGATCGGCGGTCATCCATCCCTCGCCTACAGCACGGCCAAGGGGGCGATCGTCAACCTGACCAGGAGTATGGCCGCTGCGCACGGGCCGGACGGCATCCGCGTCAACGCCGTCGCGCCGGGCTACATGTACACGCCCAACGTCTACGCCCAGGGGCTGAGCGAGGACGACCGTGAGCGCCGCAGGCTGGCGGCGCCGCTGCGGACCGAGGGCACGGGATGGGACGTCGGTGAGGCCGTGCTCTTCCTCGCAGGCGGACGCTCCCGGTGGATCACCGGAGTGGTCCTGCCCGTGGACGCCGGTCTCACCTCGGCCCTGGCCGTACCCGACTCGATGACGGTGCAGTCGCCGCGGCCTCGTTGA
- the cutA gene encoding divalent-cation tolerance protein CutA, whose translation MADYIEVHVTAGDRGEAARICRVVVERRLAACAQVVGPITSTYWWEGKVEEAEEWLLLLKTTADLFDDLAASVREAHSYDVPEIIAVPVRAGSADYLAWVARETGPGSGVQHGVG comes from the coding sequence GTGGCCGACTACATCGAGGTTCATGTGACCGCTGGTGATCGGGGCGAGGCGGCGAGGATCTGCCGGGTCGTGGTGGAGCGGCGCCTGGCTGCTTGTGCTCAGGTGGTCGGGCCGATCACATCGACATACTGGTGGGAGGGCAAGGTCGAAGAGGCTGAAGAGTGGTTGCTGTTGCTCAAGACCACCGCTGATCTCTTCGACGATCTGGCCGCGAGCGTGCGGGAGGCGCACTCCTACGATGTGCCGGAGATCATCGCTGTTCCGGTACGAGCGGGAAGCGCCGACTATCTGGCGTGGGTTGCGCGGGAGACCGGCCCCGGCTCCGGTGTGCAGCACGGGGTGGGGTGA
- a CDS encoding Lrp/AsnC family transcriptional regulator has translation MQGSAQLSQHHCLITAIYGGGEPKSSVDRHFVAGGEGFVRQELDEHDLRLIHAVQLAPRAPWTIVGPACGLHPITAARRWQRLVDRGLVSVLVTPGPSLMRRLSPAYLDLECRPGDRPAVIAALRVNPRVASIAIAASGRSLVLTLMADSPHALADLVIDQIGALPGVLRTELYPITQMYGEGSSWRLDALDRDEIKHLDRRPDPGSRPIAVSERHRALFRALSLDARAPAAVLAQQLGESPSTTTRRLAAMRAAGLISMRCDVTPEAAGWPILVNYLTRVPAGVLESAGRALAALPENRGTFAIAARANLFVSQWLRGMSDIQSAEARMTAAIPAMEVCDRMVTLRTVKRMGRILDTDGRSIGVVPLDPWHDSVISRAAMADP, from the coding sequence GTGCAGGGATCGGCGCAGCTCAGTCAGCATCATTGTCTGATTACCGCCATTTATGGTGGCGGTGAACCGAAATCATCAGTGGATCGGCATTTCGTCGCTGGAGGTGAAGGATTCGTGCGCCAGGAGCTCGACGAGCACGACCTCCGACTGATCCACGCCGTCCAGCTCGCCCCCCGCGCGCCCTGGACGATCGTCGGACCGGCCTGCGGCCTGCACCCGATCACCGCCGCGCGTCGCTGGCAGCGGCTCGTCGACCGCGGGCTCGTGTCCGTACTGGTCACGCCGGGGCCGAGCCTCATGCGCCGGCTTTCGCCCGCGTACCTCGACCTGGAATGCCGTCCCGGCGATCGGCCGGCCGTCATCGCCGCCCTGCGGGTCAATCCGCGAGTCGCGTCGATCGCGATCGCCGCGTCGGGTCGCAGCCTCGTCCTGACGCTGATGGCCGACTCCCCGCACGCGCTGGCCGACCTCGTGATCGACCAGATCGGTGCGCTTCCCGGCGTGCTGCGCACCGAGCTCTACCCGATCACCCAGATGTACGGCGAGGGCAGTTCCTGGCGCCTCGACGCCCTGGACCGCGACGAGATCAAGCACCTGGATCGGCGGCCCGACCCCGGATCTCGGCCGATCGCCGTCTCCGAGCGGCACCGGGCCCTGTTCCGCGCACTCAGCCTGGACGCCCGGGCCCCGGCTGCCGTCCTCGCGCAGCAACTCGGGGAAAGCCCCTCGACGACGACCCGGAGACTCGCGGCGATGCGGGCCGCGGGCCTCATCTCGATGCGATGTGACGTCACCCCTGAGGCGGCGGGCTGGCCGATCCTCGTCAACTACCTCACGCGCGTGCCCGCCGGAGTCCTCGAATCCGCTGGCCGGGCGCTGGCGGCGTTGCCGGAGAACCGCGGCACGTTCGCCATCGCCGCGCGGGCCAACCTCTTCGTCAGCCAGTGGCTGCGCGGGATGTCGGACATCCAGAGCGCCGAGGCGCGTATGACCGCGGCCATCCCCGCCATGGAGGTTTGCGACCGGATGGTCACGCTTCGGACGGTCAAACGTATGGGTCGCATCCTCGACACGGATGGGCGGTCGATCGGGGTGGTTCCGCTCGACCCCTGGCACGATTCCGTCATCTCGCGGGCCGCGATGGCCGATCCCTAG